A window of Lepidochelys kempii isolate rLepKem1 chromosome 1, rLepKem1.hap2, whole genome shotgun sequence contains these coding sequences:
- the QTRT2 gene encoding queuine tRNA-ribosyltransferase accessory subunit 2 isoform X1 — MTCRTLSRPGKRDAHARAAAGASQDVDTACQLTRMKLSLSKVVSGCRLGTLTNLGKNGVQTMELPGCLLYTKTGSPPHLTHDTLQAIKGVPAIVQLTLSTLVELHEVLEEYKEGIGKFIGMPESVLYCSLHDPGSPCPPGYNNNKTVSIWGYGGRMEMTASKFMSMQRALQPDWFQCLSDGDTISGETSRKRAKKSVDRSLFFLDECLQLQEKSPELQDSVMVGVIEGGDMLEERLRSARETAKRPVGGFLLDGFQGQAMAKETKLKLMASVTAELPEDKPRLIHGIGKPDEVLECIERGVDVFESSFPYQVTERGCALSFSYDYNPDPEAAVIKQNGIQDAGKNGTEKGINETSKADPEITSFEIFLKEKRYRDDFGPLVHGCTCYCCQNHSRAYVHHLLVTNELLAGVLLMMHNFQHYFSFFHSIRDALRDDRLDQLKKLIFRQAL, encoded by the exons ATGACGTGTCGCACGCTGAGTAGACCCGGGAAGAGAGACGCTCATGCGAGGGCGGCGGCCGGCGCGAGCCAG GACGTGGACACTGCCTGCCAGTTAACCAGGATGAAGCTGAGTCTCTCCAAAGTGGTCAGTGGGTGTCGTCTTGGGACACTGACAAACCTTGGCAAGAATGGGGTTCAAACCATGGAGCTTCCAGGCTGCCTATTGTATACCAAAACAGGATCCCCACCGCACCTCACCCACGACACACTGCAGGCAATTAAAGGGGTTCCTGCCATTGTTCAACTCACGCTTTCAACTCT GGTAGAACTTCACGAGGTCTTGGAGGAATATAAAGAAGGAATTGGGAAATTTATAG GTATGCCAGAGTCAGTGCTGTACTGCTCTCTCCATGACCCCGGTAGCCCCTGCCCACCTGGCTACAACAACAACAAG ACAGTGTCCATATGGGGATACGGAGGGCGAATGGAAATGACAGCTTCCAAGTTCATGAGCATGCAGCGTGCTCTCCAGCCAGATTGGTTTCAGTGCCTCTCTGACGGAGACACTATTTCTGGTGAAACCTCCAGAAAGCGGGCCAAGAAGTCTGTGGACCGGTCGCTTTTCTTCCTGGATGAGTGCCTTCAGCTGCAGGAAAAATCACCG gagctgcaggacaGTGTGATGGTTGGAGTGATCGAAGGTGGAGACATGTTGGAGGAGAGACTCAGGTCAGCTAGAGAGACTGCTAAGCGACCTGTGGGTGGTTTCCTGCTGGATGGTTTTCAGGGACAAGCCATGGCCAAGGAGACCAAGCTGAAACTGATGGCCTCTGTCACAGCGGAGCTGCCGGAGGATAAACCAAG ACTCATTCATGGTATTGGCAAGCCGGATGAGGTACTGGAGTGCATCGAAAGAGGAGTGGACGTGTTTGAGAGCTCTTTTCCCTACCAGGTGACAGAGCGGGGCTGTGCCCTATCCTTCAGCTACGATTACAATCCTGACCCTGAAGCTGCAG TCATTAAGCAAAATGGGATCCAGGATGCAGGAAAAAATGGCACTGAAAAAGGCATAAATGAAACCTCAAAAGCTGACCCAGAAATAACTTCATTCGAGatatttttgaaggagaaaag GTACCGGGATGATTTTGGTCCCTTGGTGCACGGATGCACCTGTTACTGCTGTCAGAACCATAGTCGAGCCTACGTCCATCACCTCCTCGTGACCAATGAGCTGTTGGCTGGCGTCCTGCTCATGATGCATAACTTTCAGCACTACTTCAGCTTCTTCCACTCCATCCGAGATGCACTGAGAGATGACAGGCTGGATCAGCTGAAGAAGCTCATCTTCAGGCAGGCACTCTGA
- the QTRT2 gene encoding queuine tRNA-ribosyltransferase accessory subunit 2 isoform X2: MPESVLYCSLHDPGSPCPPGYNNNKTVSIWGYGGRMEMTASKFMSMQRALQPDWFQCLSDGDTISGETSRKRAKKSVDRSLFFLDECLQLQEKSPELQDSVMVGVIEGGDMLEERLRSARETAKRPVGGFLLDGFQGQAMAKETKLKLMASVTAELPEDKPRLIHGIGKPDEVLECIERGVDVFESSFPYQVTERGCALSFSYDYNPDPEAAVIKQNGIQDAGKNGTEKGINETSKADPEITSFEIFLKEKRYRDDFGPLVHGCTCYCCQNHSRAYVHHLLVTNELLAGVLLMMHNFQHYFSFFHSIRDALRDDRLDQLKKLIFRQAL; this comes from the exons ATGCCAGAGTCAGTGCTGTACTGCTCTCTCCATGACCCCGGTAGCCCCTGCCCACCTGGCTACAACAACAACAAG ACAGTGTCCATATGGGGATACGGAGGGCGAATGGAAATGACAGCTTCCAAGTTCATGAGCATGCAGCGTGCTCTCCAGCCAGATTGGTTTCAGTGCCTCTCTGACGGAGACACTATTTCTGGTGAAACCTCCAGAAAGCGGGCCAAGAAGTCTGTGGACCGGTCGCTTTTCTTCCTGGATGAGTGCCTTCAGCTGCAGGAAAAATCACCG gagctgcaggacaGTGTGATGGTTGGAGTGATCGAAGGTGGAGACATGTTGGAGGAGAGACTCAGGTCAGCTAGAGAGACTGCTAAGCGACCTGTGGGTGGTTTCCTGCTGGATGGTTTTCAGGGACAAGCCATGGCCAAGGAGACCAAGCTGAAACTGATGGCCTCTGTCACAGCGGAGCTGCCGGAGGATAAACCAAG ACTCATTCATGGTATTGGCAAGCCGGATGAGGTACTGGAGTGCATCGAAAGAGGAGTGGACGTGTTTGAGAGCTCTTTTCCCTACCAGGTGACAGAGCGGGGCTGTGCCCTATCCTTCAGCTACGATTACAATCCTGACCCTGAAGCTGCAG TCATTAAGCAAAATGGGATCCAGGATGCAGGAAAAAATGGCACTGAAAAAGGCATAAATGAAACCTCAAAAGCTGACCCAGAAATAACTTCATTCGAGatatttttgaaggagaaaag GTACCGGGATGATTTTGGTCCCTTGGTGCACGGATGCACCTGTTACTGCTGTCAGAACCATAGTCGAGCCTACGTCCATCACCTCCTCGTGACCAATGAGCTGTTGGCTGGCGTCCTGCTCATGATGCATAACTTTCAGCACTACTTCAGCTTCTTCCACTCCATCCGAGATGCACTGAGAGATGACAGGCTGGATCAGCTGAAGAAGCTCATCTTCAGGCAGGCACTCTGA